A section of the bacterium genome encodes:
- a CDS encoding aspartate kinase has protein sequence MVVLKIGGSSLRNLESLQQVVEVVCNRPEPDKIIVLSAVSGVTNHLLRSVDEALQTERKITGLLDYLHLLHREMILGAIGDHEVQHRVLDEVDYLCSRLEKLLYGIAYTGECSRRTRDLILSMGERMAVQLLAGALQCAGSDAAAFDGDKIDIVASGEFGNGNAELEVTARLLPPHLQETLQRGAIPVLTGFFGRTAAGHTITFGRGGTDYSAAIVAYAMDAEELQIWKDVDGFLTASPEIVPEAQPLAYLAYDEAAELSYFGASILHPRTVEPLARKAIPAVIKNTYRPDAPGTRIGAEKQQHEEIIKSVVTNSNIGMLRLHGASLGQQVGFLKAAVSALSDADINIISVITAQTAVNLLLMKADVQRSASLIAGLKIAYVDHIEPVTDVALIGVVGEGLNETRGLAARVFKAVAGAGANVEMIASGASRVTQYFIIKEKDRDVTVRAIHREFFAAPG, from the coding sequence ATGGTCGTCCTGAAAATCGGCGGCTCCTCACTGCGCAACCTCGAGTCGTTACAGCAGGTGGTCGAGGTAGTGTGCAACCGGCCGGAACCGGACAAGATCATCGTCCTCTCGGCCGTCAGCGGCGTCACCAATCACCTCCTGCGCAGCGTCGATGAGGCGCTGCAGACTGAACGCAAAATAACCGGGTTGCTCGATTATCTTCACCTCCTCCACCGCGAGATGATCCTCGGCGCGATCGGCGATCACGAGGTGCAGCACCGGGTGCTCGATGAAGTGGATTACCTGTGCTCGCGTCTGGAGAAGCTGCTCTATGGCATCGCCTACACCGGCGAGTGCAGCCGGCGGACGCGCGATTTGATCCTCTCGATGGGTGAGCGCATGGCGGTCCAACTGCTCGCCGGGGCCTTGCAGTGTGCCGGAAGCGACGCGGCCGCCTTTGACGGCGACAAGATCGATATTGTCGCCAGCGGGGAGTTCGGCAACGGTAACGCCGAGCTCGAGGTCACCGCCCGCTTGCTGCCGCCACACCTGCAGGAGACCTTACAACGCGGTGCCATTCCGGTCCTCACCGGCTTTTTCGGACGAACGGCCGCGGGCCACACCATCACCTTCGGCCGCGGCGGCACTGATTACAGCGCCGCCATCGTCGCCTATGCCATGGATGCCGAAGAATTGCAGATCTGGAAGGATGTCGACGGCTTTCTCACCGCCAGTCCGGAAATCGTGCCGGAAGCGCAGCCCCTGGCATACCTTGCGTATGATGAAGCCGCAGAACTGAGCTACTTCGGCGCTTCGATTCTCCATCCGCGCACAGTCGAGCCGCTCGCCCGCAAGGCCATCCCGGCGGTGATTAAAAATACCTACAGGCCGGATGCGCCGGGTACCCGCATTGGTGCGGAAAAACAACAGCATGAGGAGATCATCAAGAGCGTCGTTACCAACTCGAATATCGGCATGCTGCGGCTGCACGGCGCCAGTCTCGGCCAGCAGGTCGGATTTCTCAAGGCGGCGGTCTCGGCGTTGAGTGACGCCGACATCAATATTATTTCGGTGATCACGGCCCAAACTGCGGTGAATCTACTGCTCATGAAAGCGGATGTTCAGCGCAGTGCCAGCCTGATCGCAGGATTGAAAATAGCCTATGTGGACCATATCGAACCTGTCACAGACGTAGCGCTGATCGGGGTGGTCGGCGAAGGCCTGAACGAGACGCGGGGCCTGGCGGCCCGGGTCTTCAAGGCGGTAGCCGGGGCGGGCGCCAACGTCGAGATGATCGCCTCGGGCGCCTCACGGGTGACGCAATATTTTATCATCAAGGAGAAAGACCGGGATGTAACCGTGCGGGCGATCCATCGGGAGTTTTTCGCTGCTCCCGGCTGA
- the asd gene encoding aspartate-semialdehyde dehydrogenase produces MEKLPVAVLGATGMVGQYFLHLLHDHPWFQVTAVCASEARIGQLLGEVTPLHPAGIAPAVADLHLMPLEAAALAAQGVRIAFSGLPAEIARSVEPALADQGIHVFSNASAFRMDPLVPILIPEINPGHLELVRRQPHKGRLVTNANCTSTGLALSLAPLVPLGIRRLIIASYQAVSGAGYPGVPAMDISGNIIPWIDGEEAKVRQECNKIFGRVTVSGLEPAGWEVHAHCVRVPTLVGHLISTHVELEQPVTREDVAACYRDYRPPEAVAGLPMAPERPVLLSEGTNRPQPRLDADAGGPGRRRGMAVVVGRLEISGAVVRQVNLANNLVRGAAGGSLLNAELALRAGYLE; encoded by the coding sequence TTGGAAAAGCTGCCTGTCGCTGTCCTGGGTGCCACCGGCATGGTGGGCCAGTATTTCCTCCATTTGCTGCATGACCACCCCTGGTTTCAGGTTACCGCGGTCTGCGCCAGTGAAGCCCGCATCGGCCAGCTGCTGGGGGAGGTGACTCCGCTACATCCGGCGGGAATCGCCCCGGCGGTGGCCGATTTGCATCTCATGCCGCTCGAGGCGGCCGCCCTGGCTGCCCAGGGGGTACGGATCGCTTTCTCCGGATTGCCGGCGGAAATCGCCAGATCAGTCGAACCTGCTCTGGCCGACCAGGGCATCCACGTTTTCTCGAATGCCAGCGCCTTCCGGATGGATCCCCTGGTTCCGATCCTTATCCCCGAGATCAACCCGGGTCATCTCGAACTGGTGCGTCGGCAGCCACACAAGGGGAGGCTGGTCACCAACGCCAACTGCACCAGCACCGGACTGGCACTCTCCCTGGCCCCGCTGGTGCCCCTGGGGATCCGGCGGCTCATCATCGCCAGCTATCAGGCCGTCTCGGGGGCCGGTTATCCCGGGGTACCGGCCATGGATATCTCGGGGAACATCATCCCCTGGATTGATGGCGAGGAGGCCAAGGTGCGTCAGGAGTGCAACAAGATTTTCGGCCGGGTTACGGTCTCGGGTCTCGAGCCAGCCGGATGGGAGGTGCATGCCCACTGCGTGCGTGTTCCCACCCTTGTGGGCCATCTGATCTCGACCCATGTTGAGCTGGAACAGCCGGTTACCCGGGAAGACGTTGCGGCCTGCTATCGCGATTATCGCCCCCCGGAGGCTGTGGCTGGATTGCCGATGGCCCCGGAGCGACCGGTTCTGCTCAGCGAAGGTACGAATCGTCCCCAACCCCGCCTCGATGCCGACGCCGGCGGGCCGGGCCGGCGCAGAGGGATGGCCGTCGTTGTCGGCCGCCTTGAAATCTCGGGTGCTGTTGTCCGCCAGGTGAATCTGGCGAACAACCTGGTCCGCGGTGCAGCGGGCGGTTCGCTCCTCAATGCCGAGCTGGCCTTGCGCGCCGGCTATCTTGAATGA